From the genome of Mucispirillum schaedleri ASF457:
AAAATATATATGCTAAAATTATACCATATCAAGTTTTCTTTGACAAAAACAGCAAACCTTATGAGCCAAGTATGGAAGTATTATCTTATGTTAATTTTATTACAAAAACAGATAATGGAAAACATACATTTACTATGCATATAGGTGAATTAAAAGAAAACCAAATGCGAATGATTATAAAAGATATGGAAAAATAATTGGATGGACTTACACCTTTACAGGAAAAAGCAATTTATTTATTGGCTTAGTTCAAAATTTTCGGGTGATTTCACTTCCTGCCCCTGCTGTGTCATACTGAGCCTGCAATATAGCGAAGTATCTAAAAACATAAGATAATATACTATTCACTGTTTCTTAAAATAATATCAAATTGTATAAAATACTATAATTTTATTTTACAAAAAAAAAGCAAAATGATATATATATTTATCATAAAAGAGTGAAATATATGGCAGATATAATATTGTTAGAAATAGAAGAAGATATTCGCCTTGCTGCTCAGATTGTAGCAAAAAGGCGTGGGATAGATTTAAAAGTATATGCAGATTATTCTGATTATAAAAAAAATATGCAAAAAGACGACACTGTTTATTCTTCTAATATAGTAGAATGTAAAGAGCATAACTGCTGCTATATTAAGAAACCTTATACAGCTCATCAGTTATTAGAGATTATAAGCATAGTGAGGTGAAAATGACACAATTACAAGAAAAAGAATGCTTAAAAGGCAGGTTTGTTCATCTTCATCTGCATACTTTATATTCTGCCCTTGATGGTGCAATTAAAATAAAAAAACTGGCAGAAAAGTTAAAAGCAAACGGAATGGAGGCCTGTGCTATTACTGACCATGGCGTAATGTATGGTATAATAGATTTTTATAATACTATGAAAAAAGAGGGTATAAAGCCTATTATTGGCAGTGAGTTTTATATTTCTCCAGACAGCCGTTTTAATAAAAAAGACCATTATAAACAAGGTGATGATACTAACTATCATTTAGTATTACTTGCTGAAAATAATGATGGTCTGCAAAATCTTTACAAGCTTTCTACCATAGGGTTTTTAGAAGGATTTTACAGAAAACCGCGTATAGATAAGGAAACATTAAGGCAGTATTCAAAAGGAGTAATAGCTCTTTCTGCATGTTTAGGTGGAGAAATATCTCGTAAGTTTTTAAAAGAAGGTTATGAAGCAGCCCGTAATGCTGCCCTTGAATATGATGAAATACTTGGCAGAAATAATTATTTTTTAGAGATACAGGAAAATGGTATCCCAGAACAGAAAATAGTAAATAATCAGCTTATCCAAATATCAAAGGAAACAGGTATACCACTTGTTGCTACATGTGACAGCCATTATTTAAATAAGGAAGATTATTCATCACATAATATATTAATGCAGATTCAATTAGGGCAGGTAGGCGATGAAAAACGCAAGCCTAGATTAAAGCCTGTGGATGCTTCTCAGCAGATAAAAACAGATACTACTTCACAAATGAAAGGGGATATTAACGGTTATCTTGCCAGAGAAGATGACTTAGATGATTTAAGCAGAGATACTTCTGATACATTAGACCCTGCAATAATGCACTCCCGCAGCGGCAAAATGGATTATTCCAGTATGCTTTATGTAAAAACTCCAGATGAAATGTATAATGATTTCAGCTACTGCACTGAAGCTGTTGAAAACACTGTTAAGATAGCAGAAAGATGTAATATAAGCATAACTTTTGGCATAAACCACCTGCCACAGTATGAAGTGCCAGAAGGTTATACACTAGAATCATATTTTAGAGAGCTTTCAGCAAAAGGGCTTAAAGAGCGTCTTAAAAAAGTGCCTGAAGAACAGCATCATATATACTGGGAAAGGCTTAATTATGAACTTGAAATCATTATTATGAAAGGCTTTGATGCATACTTTTTAATAGTGTGGGATTTTATTAACTATTCAAGACAAAATCATATTCCAGTAGGTCCAGGCAGGGGCTCTGGTGCAGGCTCTCTTGTTGCTTACTCCCTGACTATTACAGATATTGACCCTATCAGGTTTAAACTTTTCTTTGAAAGGTTTTTAAACCCAGAGCGTGTCAGTATGCCAGACTTTGATATAGATTTCTGCATAAAAGGCAGAGATGATGTTATAAAATATGTAAGCCAGAAATATGGAGAAGAAAAAGTATCTCAAATAGTAACATTTGGCACATTAAAGCCAAAAAATGCTGTCCGAGATGTATGCAGGGTATATAATACTCCACTTGTAGAAGTGAATAAACTTGCAAAATCTATTCCTGATGGTCCAAGTATCACTACATTCCAAAAGGCCTATGATGCAGACCCTGAATTATACAGCAGGTTTGAAAATATAGAGCATGGGGCAGAAATCCGCAAACACAGTGAAAATTTAGAAGGCTCTATCCGTCAGGTTGGTATGCATGCTGCCGGTGTTGTAATAGCAGATAAACCACTTGTAGAATATGCACCACTTGCAAAAGGTCCAAAGGGCGAGGTTATTCTACAGTTTGAAAAAGGTGCGGCAGAAGCTGTTGGGCTTATTAAGTTTGACTTTTTAGGTCTTAAAAACTTAACAATTATTGATGAAGCAGTAAAAAGGATACATGCCACAGTAGATAAAGATTTTGATGTAGACCATCTTCCACTTAATGATAAAGAAATATATGAGATGCTTCAGCATGGAGATACATCTGGAGTATTCCAGCTGGAAAGTGCCGGTATGAAATCACTGCTTAAAAGATTAAGACCTACAGTGTTT
Proteins encoded in this window:
- the dnaE gene encoding DNA polymerase III subunit alpha; protein product: MTQLQEKECLKGRFVHLHLHTLYSALDGAIKIKKLAEKLKANGMEACAITDHGVMYGIIDFYNTMKKEGIKPIIGSEFYISPDSRFNKKDHYKQGDDTNYHLVLLAENNDGLQNLYKLSTIGFLEGFYRKPRIDKETLRQYSKGVIALSACLGGEISRKFLKEGYEAARNAALEYDEILGRNNYFLEIQENGIPEQKIVNNQLIQISKETGIPLVATCDSHYLNKEDYSSHNILMQIQLGQVGDEKRKPRLKPVDASQQIKTDTTSQMKGDINGYLAREDDLDDLSRDTSDTLDPAIMHSRSGKMDYSSMLYVKTPDEMYNDFSYCTEAVENTVKIAERCNISITFGINHLPQYEVPEGYTLESYFRELSAKGLKERLKKVPEEQHHIYWERLNYELEIIIMKGFDAYFLIVWDFINYSRQNHIPVGPGRGSGAGSLVAYSLTITDIDPIRFKLFFERFLNPERVSMPDFDIDFCIKGRDDVIKYVSQKYGEEKVSQIVTFGTLKPKNAVRDVCRVYNTPLVEVNKLAKSIPDGPSITTFQKAYDADPELYSRFENIEHGAEIRKHSENLEGSIRQVGMHAAGVVIADKPLVEYAPLAKGPKGEVILQFEKGAAEAVGLIKFDFLGLKNLTIIDEAVKRIHATVDKDFDVDHLPLNDKEIYEMLQHGDTSGVFQLESAGMKSLLKRLRPTVFEDIIAANALYRPGPIESGMLDSFIKRKHGEEEVIYPFEEIKDILEETYGVIVYQEQVMQIAQVLGGYSLGAADMLRRAMGKKKKEEMEKNRAIFLYGDEEKNIPGVQKLGKDVQKASDLYDLIDKFAGYGFNKSHSAAYAYIAYQTAYLKVKYPKEYMSALLSVSIDNIDDVVKYIDECSRMGIKILPPDINKSYFDFRVEGDAVRFGLGAIKSVGQAAIESFIIEREKNGKYKSIYDLCDRMDFKSAANKKTIEAFIYSGTLDCFGKSRHQHTCVYMSALEAAASKAKDREKGFGSIEDFLTGEREEYYPNVEEPPAKVLLLKEKEILGFYYSSHPLKEYNKYIETFAEDMELVNSMRSEGEVLVAGMIKSIRHHITKSKKEKMAFLELEDTKNSVDVVVFPKMYADNIMHLNEDNIIAVQGMFTPNNEDGTGSITARKIMTLGHALEENTATLKITIDTEKSTPDRVFQIKTLIARFKGRLPVNIIFILPNKYRVSMSVSEEYEVCPEIEFLELLKQVPGVIDIEFVQTGDITYSLDLETENYTMDTWSIA